The sequence below is a genomic window from Gammaproteobacteria bacterium.
CCGGTATTCCGTTTCACCATCCGTAACCAGTTTGATGTTCCCGATCGTCTTGCCAGAGAAGCTGGTTTCCCCGGTACTGGACTCCCCCGCCCTCCCTGAGGTGGTCCCGGTTTTTGGACAGGTCGTTAAGGTGGATTCCGGTATCAAACGGGAGGCACCGAGATGGCCAGGAAGAGACGACGATTCACGGCGGAGTTCAAGGGCCGGGTGGCGCTGGAGGCGCTGCGGGAGCGCGACAGCGTGCAGGCGATCGCCGCGCGGCACGAGCTTCATCCCAACCAGGTGAGCGCCTGGAAGCGGCAGTTGCTGGACGCCGTGCCGGAGGTGTTCGCCCGGGACGGGAGGCGCAAGCGCGCCAAGGAGCATGAGGCGAAGATCCACGACCTGCACGCGAAGATCGGAGAGCTTACGGTCGAGCGGGATGGAGCGCTGAGCCTGTCGAGGCAGTGCGTCTGCTGGGCGTGAGCCGGTCGTCGCTGTACTACCGGCCGAAGGGCGAGAGCGCGGAGAACCTGGCGCTGATGCGGCGCATGGACGGGCTTCACATGGACTATCCGTTCTACGGGAGCCGGCAGATGATGCGGCACCTGCGCCGGGAAGGCGTCATCGTGGGCCGGCACCGGATCCGGCGGCTCATGCGGCTGATGGGGGTGGAGGCGACCTACCGGCGGCCGCGGACGAGCGCGGCGAACCCTAGGCGCTCCGGCTCCCCCAGGGTGGGGCCGATCACATCCATCATGAAGTGGTTTGGTCATGGTTCTCTTCTTCGGGGAGGTTGCGTAAATTGGCCTGATGCCCGCCTGTCCGGGGGATGGCCCGCCACAAGGTGTAGGAACATTACTCGCCTCGCATCAGGCATGCCAGTTCCGAATTCGGAGCTCCCGGACTCCAGACTCGGTGCGAGGCCGCCTTCCGTCTCATACGCGGTTCGCCTCGTCCGGGCTTCGGCGGAACGGACGTCCAAGCCGCCGACCTAGCCGGTCCCGGCGAGCCGGATCATGCTTCTGGGGACGACCGCACCACAGCCTACGCCTTCGCCCACCGCACGCTGGTCCGATTCGAGCACCACGGCCTCGGGAGGCTCGACAGGGACTGGTGAAACGGTTCATCGAGAGGGCCCTCCGAACCCGTCACGAAGGTGGTCCGTCTGGTTCGAGGTCGGATCGACCTAAAGGAGGCCACTACCGCAGGCGCTTGATCCATTACGGCCAAACCGACGACGACCGTCGGTCCGCCCGCGAACCGTACGGGGCGGGTGCCTCGGGGATGCTTGGCGAGGCGGCCACCGTCGCTGCCGGTCTTGTGGCAGTCAGGGGTTTCTGCGAGAATAGCGCAACAACTTCTACCTGCATGACGAGGGAGCTCGATGAGCACAGACACTGTCGCAGTGATCGTGACGATCTTGCTGGCCGTGGGAGCCGCCTATGCGGCGCTTTCTCGCCGAATTGATAATGGCCTCGCCCGACTCGGGGAGCGGCTCGCCCATGTGGAGGGGATCATCCAAGGCTGGCTGAATCCGCTTCCACCGAAGGTGCGTGACCAGGAGGAGGCAGACTGATGGCACGAGAACGACCGGACACGTGGTGCTATGTGATCAAAAAACATGGCAGGATCGTTCATGTGGGGATCACGACCGGCCCGGCCCGGCGTGAACGGGAGCACCAGCGGACC
It includes:
- a CDS encoding transposase; this translates as MARKRRRFTAEFKGRVALEALRERDSVQAIAARHELHPNQVSAWKRQLLDAVPEVFARDGRRKRAKEHEAKIHDLHAKIGELTVERDGALSLSRQCVCWA